From the Trifolium pratense cultivar HEN17-A07 linkage group LG4, ARS_RC_1.1, whole genome shotgun sequence genome, the window tcctaaaatgatttttgaaaaaatttgaaacaaacacaaggaAGAttgaaaaatagattttttggTGAAAGAAGAACATATATCTAATTCTCTTGTTTATGATGACTTATACACGAGAATAGCATGAGAGTGAGGGAGGAAATCGTGGAGGAGGTAGTTGAGAAAGAGTTGGAGAGAAAATAGGGTGAAGGAGTGATTGACTCCGCCTTTTCCTCTTATTTTTTCGAGACTAACCTGGTTCTTGACGTGAATGTGTCTCTGCCTTATCATATGAGACTCGCGACATGTGCCTCATTGAAGGGTCAACATATGCCTTGAGCCTATGACGAAAATAACTGATCAGACTCATTCTAGAATTTTGGATATCGCCCGGCACAACATCCAACTTTTGTTCTTAGGAGATCGACCAAAAAAAGTACCCTCATGCACATTGTATCAGTTCCATAATTATAAGTAGATAGTTGTTATTGGCCTCTATTATTTTAAGAAGTCACTTTATCATCAAATATTAAGaaacttaaaaaagaaataaaatataattttcccttgaaaaaaaaacttttaaatattaaatacatatttttctctcaatttgacattttaaaaattccaaaaaaaagtttttaacaTTTCACTCATAAATAACTACTGCTGCTGATATAGTTTAGTTACTTTACTACGCTAGCTCACCACAATGGATAGATGAAGAAGACACATAACATAACCAAATCATCCAATTCCAAAGCTATGAATGAAACCAACGCTATTACTAgaatcaccaccaccaccaccacttcCTCCGTCGTTCCTCTCCCCGTctcaaccaccaccaccaccacccaaATCCACGTcactccaaaacaaaaacaatggaaCAAAGCAATCAGCACAAGCATTCGTTCACGTCTCAGCAAACTCTGCCGAGAAGGCCAACCTCACCTCGCTCGCCACCTCCTCGAAACTCTCCCCCGTCCTTCCACCGTCGTCTGGAACTCCGTCATCATCGGTTTCATCTGCAACAACATGCCTCATGAAGCTCTTCTTTTATACGCTCAAATGAAATCCACACCAAATACTCGTTTTGATCCTTATACTTTTTCTTCCATTCTTAAAGCTTGTGCTTTAACCAATGATATAGTTACCGGTAAAGCTATTCACTCTCATTTTCTTCGTTCTCATTCGATTTCGAATGAGAACCCTGGTCCTAGTAGAATTGTTTACAATTCTCTATTGAATATGTATTCTTCTTGTCAACATGATTATGTCCTCAAGGTGTTTGGTGTAATGCGTAAACGAAATGTTGTTGCTTGGAATACTTTGATTTCTTGGTATGTTAAAAGCAATCGTTATCAACAAGCGCTTAATGCTTTTGCTACTATGATTAATCAATCTGTTACTCCTACTCCTGTTACTTTTGTGAATTTATTTCCTGCTTTGTCCAAATTCCGTGATTCTAGGATTGCTCATTTGTTTTATGGGTTTCTTCTTAAATTTGGTCATGAGTATGTTAATGATGTGTTTGTTGTAAGCTCTGCGATACTTATGTTTGCTGATCTTGGTTGCATGGATTATGCTCGTATGGTTTTTGATCAATGTTCTAATAAAAATACTGAGATTTGGAACACTATGATTGCTGCATATGTTCAAAATAATGGTCCCGTTGAAGCAATTGATGTATTTGTTCAAGCCTTGGAGTCAGAGGAGGGAAAGGGTATATGCGATGATGTAACTTTGCTCTCTGTTCTTACCGCTGTTTCACAGGTTCAGCAAATCAAATTGGCCGAGCAGTTTCATGCTtttgttctaaaaaaaattcCGGTTTCGCCGATTATAATTCTCAATGCTATCACTGTTATGTACTCGAGGTGCAATCTTGTTGATACTTCGTTTAAGGTTTTTGATAAGATGTTGGAAAGGGATGCTGTTTCGTGGAATACTATAATATCTGCTTTTGTACAGAATGGTTTCGATGAGGAAGCGCTTATGCTTGTGTGTGAGATGCAGAAGCAAAGGTTTTTGATTGACTCCATTACCGCGACATCCCTTCTTTCTGCAGCCTCAAACCTTAGGAACTCGTATATTGGAAGGCAAACTCATGCGTATCTGATTCGCCATGGGATACAGTTTGAGGGAATGGAGAGTTATTTGATTGATATGTATGCAAAATCCGGCTCAATTAGGTCTTCCGAATTGTTGTTTGAGCATAACTGCTTGAGTAGTAAAGATGAGGCCACATGGAATACTATGATTGCTGGTTATACTCAGAATGGGCTCAATGAGAAAGCTATTTTCCTGCTTAAAGAGATGTTGGTGAAAAAGGTAATACCAAATGCAGTGACATTGGCATCGATTCTTCCTGCTTGTAGTTCAATGGGAAGCATGGGATTTGCTAGACAACTTCATGGATTCTCCATACGTCATTTCTTGGAGAAAAATGTTTATGTGGGAACTGCTTTAACTGACACGTATTCCAAATGTGGTGCAATCAGTTATGCTGAAAATGTTTTTGTGAGAATACCTGAGAAGAATTCAGTCACATACACCACAATGATGATGTGCTATGGTCAACATGGGATGGGTAAGAAAGCTCTTACCTTGTATGATTCTATGCTGAGATCGAGCATTAGGCCTGACGCAGTTACTTTTGTTGCCATCTTGTCTGCTTGTAATTATACTGGACTGGTTGATGAAGGCCTTCAAATATTTGAATCTATGGAGAAAGTACATAAAATCAAGCCCTCAATCGAACATTATTGTTGTGTTGCAGACATGCTAGGGAGGGTTGGGAGGGTGGCTGAAGCATATGAGTTTGTCAAGGGATTGGGTGAGGATGCTAACACCATGGAAATTTGGGGATCTCTTCTCGGGTCTTGCAAAAATCACGGGCATTTTGAATTGGGAAAAGTTGTTGCCAAAAAATTGCTGAATATGGGTAGGGAGAAGAGAATGGCAGGATATCATGTTCTGCTCTCAAATATTTATGCAGAGGAAGGAGAGTGGGAAAATGTTGATAGAGTGAGAAAGCAGATGAAGGAAAAAGGTTTGTACAAGGAAACAGGATGTAGTTGGGTTGAGATTGCTGGGTTTGTAAACTGCTTTGTATCTAGAGATGAGAAGCACCCTCAAAGTGatgaaatatataatatgttGAACAAGTTGACTCTAGACATGAAGGATGCAGGTTATAAGCCACTTTATAGCTCGATTTAAATACAATTTTGGATTGTGATGAATGAATTATTACAAGTTATATCAGAGTGAAGTGTTGGTTGCTCTATGGTGGGCAGTTTGTCGTGAAAGTGACCTAGGAGCATCGTTAAAATAGTCACTGGATCAATTTTAACTGATAATAGTTTCATGACCTGtataaatttattccatgtacaCTACAAGAGCCGCTGGTTCGAAACTCTTACTCAAACTGTTCATTCATTTGAAACAGATTGTAATTGGTTAACAAAACTATCAATTCATGTATATTACGATAGTGCAATTGATTACTTACAATTCTGATCATACTTTCACCTCCAATTCAAGAAATGGAAGCTATAAATAGGTATGATTCTTCAACTCAGCCTTTTAACGTTATGTGGCATTTTATACAATATTTGGCTGTAGTCTATTAGTATTAGGCCTCCTATCACCAAGACTTATGTTAGAAAGAAGTATAGAAATCAAATTGTATTCAGGCAGAAGTTATGTACTATTAAATCTGTGTGTGTACAATAACTGCTATGTAACTGCTGTAGGAAGTTAGAATAATAAATATATGCTGAAAGGGAAACGGATGGGGATTCGATCTTTTTATGTTTGGTTGGTTGGGAGAGACTAGACTCTAATTTCTGGTGGTTGGGTTTATTGTATTTCTTCTTGTTCatgtaaaccaactcttgagaaTGTTATTCTCAGTGTTTAATATAAGTTATATTTAGTATATACTATCCCTCACTTATCCATAAATTCCTGATCTATCATAGTCGTATCGTAGGGCCTTTTTGATAAAACTGAAAATGTACAATTAAAAGCAAGTACTAATCTGTCAGTGTTAAGTTCATTCACCTTTACTAGACTAGAAGAGTACACAAAAAATTGTTTGCATGATGGATTTTGATAATCTTTATACTGCATGAATTGGGCACTGTACTAATAGACAAAATCCGTTGTTGTAAATGGGTACTGCCGTACTGCTATGACTGTTGGTGAGATAATGTAATGGCAACAGCATGTTGTTAATGAAGAATTCGATGGAGCTGACAATATCGTAATATTTGGCGTAGTGGTGTCACTGGTGTGAGAAGGACAATAAATGGCAAACAGTAGGAAACATCTATCCTGAGGCAAAAATATGCTTGTGTGATTATTATTCAGTTTGACCCCTGAACATTCCTGCGAATAGATAGGTTGTCTCATagtttgattttgatattcTTGTAAGCATTGTAAGGGAAGTGTTCATTTGATTTCCAAACTTAAAATGTAAATGCAGGCAATTAGGATGAGACCTTTTATTTTCTACCAGCAATTGCTATACAAAATATACAACTGTCAAAGGGGAGAGTTCTTCCTATTTCATGCTTGCTTGTTGCCTAAACTTTGCTGGCGAAGAATGAGCAGATTATGTAATTTGAGCTTAGCAACAACTGCGATGGGGTGATATGTCCATTTGAGTTTGGTATGGAACCTGGCTCTAagattttatattctttttcagATCAGGTTGGATTTTGTTTTGGCGAACAGGTGCATGATAGGAGGCAACAAAGCAGGAGGCGGAATAGAGCATTCTTGTTTATCTCGCACTGGATGCTCAGTGGGAATACGATCAAgtattattttggattttttacaCTTTGATCATTTTGGAATATGGCAAGCTGTCCGGTTTTATCACAGGAGCTTATTTAAGGAGGAAAAATGTTATAAGAAGGTTGTGTTTAACAGTTCTGATtggtgttttttgtttgttaatcgTACTTCTTAATTCTTCTCTGAGAATTCAGAAGTCTTCTAGGCTCTTTGTCCTTAACTATGCTCCATGGTTGTCTTGAGATTATGTAAACTCCTGTCTGTTATAGCCACGTCTAGAAGTGCTCGAGATGGCATGATGAGTGGCTTAATTGAAACTAACTACACAGTTGTACATTGAAATATTTTAGCCTCTCTGCTTTGACATGTATAACACACAACACAATCTACATGCATATGCAGTTAGATGTATAAATTCCCAATGGGTCTGACCCTAGACAAACTGTAAACTCAATTATGTATGTATAAGAATAGAATAATACCATGCATTCTCattctgcaattttttttatgctagTAACAGATTCTCTACATAGTTTTCAATACATTCTTTTTTATTAGTTAACATGAGCGCAATGTTAAGGACACACTCTCAAACACATCCTTTTAACACATTCCTATGACATTAAGCCACGTCACatctattttttattctttgacATGTTAACCTTAATCTAAACTTTAAGGTTATGTTAGAAAGAAGTATAGAAATCAAATTGTATTCAGGCAGAAGTTATGTACTATTAAATGTGTGTACAATATCTAGTTGTTCATCTAAATTTGGaacaaaacccataaaaacctTAATCTAAACTTTTCATTAGTGATTTAATATAATCTATTTCTATATAAACATTTGGA encodes:
- the LOC123882481 gene encoding pentatricopeptide repeat-containing protein At3g22150, chloroplastic; its protein translation is MKKTHNITKSSNSKAMNETNAITRITTTTTTSSVVPLPVSTTTTTTQIHVTPKQKQWNKAISTSIRSRLSKLCREGQPHLARHLLETLPRPSTVVWNSVIIGFICNNMPHEALLLYAQMKSTPNTRFDPYTFSSILKACALTNDIVTGKAIHSHFLRSHSISNENPGPSRIVYNSLLNMYSSCQHDYVLKVFGVMRKRNVVAWNTLISWYVKSNRYQQALNAFATMINQSVTPTPVTFVNLFPALSKFRDSRIAHLFYGFLLKFGHEYVNDVFVVSSAILMFADLGCMDYARMVFDQCSNKNTEIWNTMIAAYVQNNGPVEAIDVFVQALESEEGKGICDDVTLLSVLTAVSQVQQIKLAEQFHAFVLKKIPVSPIIILNAITVMYSRCNLVDTSFKVFDKMLERDAVSWNTIISAFVQNGFDEEALMLVCEMQKQRFLIDSITATSLLSAASNLRNSYIGRQTHAYLIRHGIQFEGMESYLIDMYAKSGSIRSSELLFEHNCLSSKDEATWNTMIAGYTQNGLNEKAIFLLKEMLVKKVIPNAVTLASILPACSSMGSMGFARQLHGFSIRHFLEKNVYVGTALTDTYSKCGAISYAENVFVRIPEKNSVTYTTMMMCYGQHGMGKKALTLYDSMLRSSIRPDAVTFVAILSACNYTGLVDEGLQIFESMEKVHKIKPSIEHYCCVADMLGRVGRVAEAYEFVKGLGEDANTMEIWGSLLGSCKNHGHFELGKVVAKKLLNMGREKRMAGYHVLLSNIYAEEGEWENVDRVRKQMKEKGLYKETGCSWVEIAGFVNCFVSRDEKHPQSDEIYNMLNKLTLDMKDAGYKPLYSSI